TGAAGATCAAGTAGGTGTACCAAAGGAGGGAGTTGAGAGTACAAAAGAGAAGATCAGTTCAATTAAGCAATTGGATTCAAAAGAAGCTGATAATGAACACACAGGAAAGGGCAGTTTGAGTAAGGAGTTGGAAACCGAGGGTGGTgataacaaaaaggaaaagccTGGTGATGGGTCGAAATCCAAACAGGCGTCCAAAGAGGGAGGCAATGAAGGGGTTTTGGAATCTTCGAAGCCAGGGAAGAAGGAGAGCCTGCAGGGCGAAGAATGTGATCCATCTAATCAGTGTGTTGATGACATAAACAAATTGGTTGCCTGTTtaagagttcccggaaatggtatttgtttcattctctaacaattttcatttatttcatttgaatGCTAATCATAAGCTTTATAGGCCTTGCTCCCATTTGTTTGATTGTGATATTCCTTGGTATCTACTTATATGTGAATATGAAGTTGACTCCAAGAATCTGGTTTTTCTTTCCTGTGCTAAATTGTCTTCATATGTTAGTTTAGAGATTTTACCTAAGAAAATAATGCTAGTTTGTGGTAATTGGGAGCAAATGATAAGAAATAGAGGATATTTAAGAAAGAGAGGGATGGGAAATAGCTTTCACAGAAtgtcaaagaaagaaaatttatcaaacaaacGAAACCGAAGATGATCTTTGAGGGAAGAAATCCACTATCATCAAGGTTAGGAACTGAATTGCTTACAGTTCTAAAGTTAAATCTCTCTTCTTAATCCTCAAAGAAGTGAAAGATATTCATTAGGGTAGTGTCTCTCTACATGATTAGACTACTCCACAGCAGTGGGGGAATCAAGCTCCATAAGTATGCTTATCTAGGATCGGGTGTTAAACAGTGAATTATGATAGTTTTCTTTAGTAGAAGTGTAGAACACTGAAATGCCTAATAAGCAATCCACTTTGGACATGGTTTCCCCATTTCCCATCTGGAGTTCaatatctttctcattttcccTCTCATTAGTTTTTGCGACCACTCACACCTTAATCAgaataaacttattaaaatcaaaatgcggttaatggaaaaaaaaatgccctTTCTTCACTAAACCAGAGAAACATTGTCATTAAACCTGTTGTTACAATGCTAAACTGTTTCATTTTGTCTAGCTCCACTGAGAAAGTTCACTCCCTTTAAAGGATATTGTACATGCCATTTCTTTTGAACTAATCATCATCAAGATCCACATCTGTGCTTATTGACCATACTTCCTTTAGGTTTCTGGTAAAACCAGTACCAACCCTTTTAATCCAATTCATAGTCTTTAAGTTTATGCAAGTCTTTGTGCTTATATTCTCTTTGTTACTTTGATTgcattttgtctttttttttttttttttttttgatttcctttttttggtGATTTACAATGGCTCAAAACACATTCCTGCTCGGAGCCTCAAACCTAGACCTACTCGAATCACATCTCTACTAGATACCAAACAAGTAAAGCTTCTATcgatatttattatttcttgatGGATAATATTGATATGGTAGAGGTTTGTTTATCCTTGTTTCTTTTGCATTGAAATTCAGAACTTAATGTTGGTTTGTGGTTTCCAGATTCTCCAGATCTTTCCCTTCTGATTCAGAACAAGGGGAAAACTGCTCTTACTGTTACAATATCTGCTCCTGATTTTGTTAAGCTAGAGAGCACAAAAATTGAACTCCAAGAGAAAGAAGACAAAAAGGTACAGAAACAGTATTTTATAGCAGATTGAAATTATAGTAAAAGGGCTCTTATCAGATGATTTAATGGTTtagcattttcttttcttattaaattagttttatattaagATCATGAACTCTAAATGCCTACAAATTTAATAATGCGTAAAAAGTTTACTTGCATTTGACTCGAGGAGCATACAACTTCTTTTGTAGTAATACctaaatattatttagttttataatCAATGAATTTATTAAAGAGTAGAAATAGTTTAAAATTGGAGGGGGAATCTAAACAAGGAAACAAACCTCAAGAACTCACAGAAGTGGGATGGCTAGATAGGATCAAAATGGGGTCCTAAGAATAGAATCGCATGGCcaataaaaaatcataagattCTAACAAAGAATAATTTACTTATCTAACTAAAAATCTTAAACCAAATATTGTAAATTGGTGCGTTTGAGAGTAGTGAACAATGGATCCAAGTTTGTTTCTTGACAAGATTTTAGATATTGGAGATAATTAGTTTGCAGAGCATTCACTAATAAGGAATGCTATTGCAGTTGCAACAGGCATTATGGTCTAGGATATGAGATTCTAGGGAAAACAGCTACTTATGAATCCTGTCAATTACCTGTAGTGACGTTGATGTGATCTATGATCCATAAAATGGCTACAATGGATCCATATTTTTCCACCTTATCCCTGCTTTTTATACTGGCACATCTGACATTTTCTACACAAGTTGTCCCTCCTACGTTCTTGTAATATCGTATGTGAAGGGATTATTCTGATCCCCATTTCTTGTATAATGGTGGTGcaagaaaatataaacaaaCTTCTTGGTTAAATATTCAGGGAATTCTTTTATTATATGCTTCTTGATGATTTAATGTTAAGGATTGGCAAACCAGAAAATTAAATCACTTTTTGAACTGCAGAATTGGTTGTGACTAGAGATTGCACAATGCAGGTGAAAGTTTCTATCAGAAATGGTGGAAGTGACAACTCCATTGTTTTGACAGCGGGAAAAGGTCGTTGCAGTCTTGATTTCAAGGATCTCATAGCCCAGATTGC
This DNA window, taken from Vitis vinifera cultivar Pinot Noir 40024 chromosome 2, ASM3070453v1, encodes the following:
- the LOC100254757 gene encoding uncharacterized protein LOC100254757 isoform X2, with product MERSGVFLKVKKLPNSGLDPKKTVVSTHTNIPNETLSGSDSGLDSLKAEQAKKDEDQVGVPKEGVESTKEKISSIKQLDSKEADNEHTGKGSLSKELETEGGDNKKEKPGDGSKSKQASKEGGNEGVLESSKPGKKESLQGEECDPSNQCVDDINKLVACLRVPGNDSPDLSLLIQNKGKTALTVTISAPDFVKLESTKIELQEKEDKKVKVSIRNGGSDNSIVLTAGKGRCSLDFKDLIAQIAQKGTDNIPESTDGNFLTRTSSLAFLFLVALVAAASAWICISFKRKYFPSSGSKYQKLDMELPVSGGGKVEADINDGWDNSWGDTWDDEEAPKTPSMPLTPSLSARGLAARRLSKEGWKD